The following are encoded together in the Brassica napus cultivar Da-Ae chromosome A9, Da-Ae, whole genome shotgun sequence genome:
- the LOC106441888 gene encoding uncharacterized protein LOC106441888 isoform X21, producing the protein MFNEDGVSPLKETIERSFIRPVPPECLNEGVVFKEGSVVDAYFNNGWWTGVIVVERPDGSFLVYFDDPPDIMRFIRSQLRPHADWIGSKWVKSKNKVLSQHMFTRGKLVEMTREISESEKEKIWVRALVITEVRKQGDDRRKFLIKRCTISQNSSDEAEGKHLIVDICKIRPSPPRDLCAEYSLNDYVEVVVTHGWRKGRVTEILLENKYKVYFAATKEDAVFNYTEIRLSMEWLGGGSWIRAHEREFENNAGTPIRPGQDSPSNTLATDEDDTLNDDATKIRSDQESPSITLVLESNEEDKVNDDATEITSSLERHRNTSVLEATEAETQNHETIYGKELPLPHESEDMMDDVATPIIDPQEIPRGETMSESNDKIALPKRISETGTKGVVLQRINKRSNLKLVGKVETLLGKEFKKLEDSFLAPVIKMGRKQKLMVFSRHLIHHLLLRRIDIGEKGLWFTFGEQLMRFSLREFHLTTGLPCVVDKDEDEAETSATKKKKKDPWMNKNQTLNTLLKLLVEKSKELTADQRLRLGATILVEGILMASNPVTSIPEERLLRARNFKEFCKYPWGNLAFDYLLKEVKSFTYAKLTENNQYAICGFIYALQLWALSSVNQLGTFFGISDDGIQFPLCLHWKETKALTIEEVNRFDQMEKVDVKCILGDPGLHSDLVEDVDCEFGRVVDLVKRGYRLKRQDWLNRSVDIAVAEAEVDENNSVPGIDATDQEKIEFLNNKVVSLEERVKYLEGLLNIRGETVKETEKSKETEAATKTKVNGQNADYELDENEVLGVYIDAKRKEIAKRKKNGVRPPREVGHQDEDDVEVEVNEEQPQEEEEQQQEDDTEDDVDDGDKESENPETNEGQTQEEEEQHQEDDAEVNEEQPQEEEEQQEEEDTEDDVDDGDKESENPETNEEQKQEEEEQQQEDDTEVNTDVDVGAKENGSENPVKGSKKRGRKVNISQCIRVYKMLFSIIYVTFFIVSSKLKDGEENEDAYEKPVKVTRKSERVTKGKKKGVTPPREVQQQVEDHAETNEDGEGNEDASKKHVKFTKKNGRGNKEHNVGTPKSKKQKKQFEKDSADDVIGSVLEDLKNAD; encoded by the exons ATGTTCAACGAAGATGGTGTAAGTCCTTTGAAGGAAACTATTGAAAGAAGTTTTATTCGGCCAGTCCCGCCAGAGTGTCTGAATGAGGGTGTCGTATTCAAGGAAGGGTCGGTGGTGGATGCTTATTTTAATAATGGTTGGTGGACTGGTGTTATCGTAGTTGAAAGGCCAGATGGTAGTTTTttggtttactttgatgatcCACCAGACATAATGAGATTCATCAGAAGCCAACTGAGACCTCATGCTGATTGGATCGGCTCCAAATGGGTCAAAAGCAAAAACaag GTATTGAGTCAACACATGTTTACGAGAGGGAAGTTGGTGGAAATGACCCGTGAAATTAGTGAAagtgaaaaggaaaaaatttGGGTCCGAGCATTGGTAATTACAGAAGTTCGGAAACAAGGAGATGATAGAAGAAAATTTCTGATCAAAAGATGTACAATCTCACAAAATTCGAGTGATGAAGCGGAAGGAAAACATTTAATAGTTGATATTTGCAAAATAAGGCCATCTCCTCCTCGAGATCTTTGTGCAGAGTACAGTCTGAACGACTATGTTGAAGTGGTTGTTACCCATGGGTGGCGCAAAGGTCGAGTGACGGAAATTCTCCTTGAAAACAAATACAAAGTGTATTTCGCTGCCACAAAAGAGGATGCGGTTTTTAATTATACTGAGATTAGGCTGTCAATGGAGTGGCTAGGTGGTGGTAGTTGGATTCGCGCACATGAG AGAGAATTTGAAAATAATGCTGGCACACCAATCAGACCCGGTCAAGATAGTCCTAGTAACACACTTGCCACCGATGAAGATGATACGTTGAATGATGATGCCACCAAAATCAGATCCGATCAAGAGAGCCCTAGTATCACACTTGTTTTAGAATCCAATGAAGAGGATAAGGTGAATGATGATGCCACAGAAATCACATCCTCTCTCGAGAGACACAGAAACACTTCTGTTTTAGAAGCCACTGAGGCTGAAACACAAAACCATGAAACCATATAT GGAAAGGAGTTACCATTACCTCATGAATCAGAAGATATGATGGATGATGTAGCCACTCCAATCATAGACCCTCAAGAGATTCCACGAG GTGAAACGATGAGTGAGTCTAATGACAAGATTGCTTTGCCAAAAAGAATCTCCGAAACTGGTACAAAAGGAGTCGTATTGCAAAGAATTAACAAGCGCTCCAATCTGAAGTTGGTTGGTAAAGTTGAAACCCTTTTGGGCAAAGAATTCAAGAAGCTTGAAGATTCATTCTTGGCTCCGGTAATTAAGATGGGAAGGAAGCAGAAGCTTATGGTGTTTTCAAGGCATTTGATTCATCACTTACTCTTAAGGAGAATTGATATAGGCGAGAAGGGTTTGTGGTTTACTTTTGGAGAACAACTAATGAGGTTTTCTCTAAGAGAATTCCACTTGACAACGGGTCTGCCTTGTGttgttgataaagatgaagatgaagccgAGACTTCagcaacaaaaaagaagaagaaagatccATGGATGAACAAGAATCAAACTCTAAACACCTTGCTTAAGCTTCTTGTCGAAAAGAGTAAAGAGCTTACTGCTGATCAGAGATTAAGATTGGGAGCTACAATCCTTGTGGAAGGGATATTGATGGCAAGCAATCCGGTGACAAGTATTCCAGAAGAGCGTCTGCTTAGAGCTAGAAATTTCAAAGAGTTTTGCAAGTATCCCTGGGGGAATTTGGCCTTTGATTATTTACTGAAAGAAGTGAAGAGCTTTACCTATGCAAAGCTGACGGAGAATAATCAATACGCGATTTGTGGCTTTATATATGCGCTTCAGCTCTGGGCGTTATCTTCTGTGAATCAACTAGGCACATTCTTTGGTATTAGCGATGATGGAATTCAGTTTCCCTTGTGCTTGCATTGGAAAGAAACCAAAGCGCTTACTATTGAGGAGGTTAACAGATTCGACCAAATGGAGAAG GTTGATGTCAAATGTATCCTTGGAGATCCCGGATTGCATAGCGACTTGGTTGAAGATGTTGACTGTGAATTTGGAAGAGTTGTTGATCTTGTCAAAAGAGGATATCGTTTGAAGAGACAAGATTGGCTCAATAGAAGTGTCGACATTGCCGTTGCTGAAGCTGAAGTGGACGAAAATAATTCTGTTCCTGGGATTGATGCAACTGATCAAGAAAAGATTGAATTCCTCAATAATAAGGTAGTGTCTCTTGAAGAAAGAGTGAAGTACCTTGAAGGTCTTTTGAACATTCGTGGAGAAACTGTGAAG GAAACTGAGAAGTCAAAAGAAACTGAAGCCGCCACAAAAACCAAG GTAAATGGACAGAATGCCGATTATGAACTTGACGAAAATGAAGTTTTAGGAGTTTATATAGATGCCAAAAGAAAGGAAATCGCTaag AGAAAGAAGAATGGTGTAAGACCTCCACGTGAAGTAGGACatcaagatgaagatgatgtaGAAGTCGAAGTCAATGAA gaacaaccacaagaagaagaggaacaacaacaagaagatgATACAGAAGACGATGTGGACGATGGTGATAAAGAGAGTGAAAATCCGGAAACCAATGAA GGACAGACACAAGAGGAAGAGGAACAACACCAAGAGGATGACGCAGAAGTCAATGAA gaacagccacaagaagaagaggaacaacaagaagaagaggatacAGAAGACGATGTGGACGACGGTGATAAAGAGAGTGAAAATCCGGAAACCAATGAA GAACAGAAACAAGAGGAAGAGGAGCAACAACAAGAGGATGACACAGAAGTCAATACAGATGTTGACGTCGGTGCTAAGGAAAATGGATCTGAAAACCCCGTGAAAGGTTCAAAGAAACGTGGAAGAAAGGTAAATATCTCTCAGtgtataagggtttataaaatgtTGTTTAGTATAATCtatgtaactttttttattgtgtCATCAAAATTGAAGGATGGAGAAGAAAATGAGGATGCATATGAAAAGCCCGTGAAGGTTACAAGGAAAAGTGAAAGAGTAACTAAG GGAAAGAAGAAAGGTGTAACACCCCCACGTGAAGTACAACAACAAGTAGAAGATCATGCAGAAACCAATGAA GATGGAGAAGGGAATGAGGATGCATCTAAAAAGCACGTGAAGTTTACAAAGAAGAATGGAAGAGGAAATAAG GAACACAATGTTGGCACCCCCAAAtcgaaaaaacaaaagaaacaatttGAGAAAGATTCAGCTGATGATGTGATAGGAAGTGTTTTGGAAGATCTTAAAAATGCCGATTAG
- the LOC106441888 gene encoding uncharacterized protein LOC106441888 isoform X14, with translation MFNEDGVSPLKETIERSFIRPVPPECLNEGVVFKEGSVVDAYFNNGWWTGVIVVERPDGSFLVYFDDPPDIMRFIRSQLRPHADWIGSKWVKSKNKVLSQHMFTRGKLVEMTREISESEKEKIWVRALVITEVRKQGDDRRKFLIKRCTISQNSSDEAEGKHLIVDICKIRPSPPRDLCAEYSLNDYVEVVVTHGWRKGRVTEILLENKYKVYFAATKEDAVFNYTEIRLSMEWLGGGSWIRAHEREFENNAGTPIRPGQDSPSNTLATDEDDTLNDDATKIRSDQESPSITLVLESNEEDKVNDDATEITSSLERHRNTSVLEATEAETQNHETIYGKELPLPHESEDMMDDVATPIIDPQEIPRGETMSESNDKIALPKRISETGTKGVVLQRINKRSNLKLVGKVETLLGKEFKKLEDSFLAPVIKMGRKQKLMVFSRHLIHHLLLRRIDIGEKGLWFTFGEQLMRFSLREFHLTTGLPCVVDKDEDEAETSATKKKKKDPWMNKNQTLNTLLKLLVEKSKELTADQRLRLGATILVEGILMASNPVTSIPEERLLRARNFKEFCKYPWGNLAFDYLLKEVKSFTYAKLTENNQYAICGFIYALQLWALSSVNQLGTFFGISDDGIQFPLCLHWKETKALTIEEVNRFDQMEKVDVKCILGDPGLHSDLVEDVDCEFGRVVDLVKRGYRLKRQDWLNRSVDIAVAEAEVDENNSVPGIDATDQEKIEFLNNKVVSLEERVKYLEGLLNIRGETVKETEKSKETEAATKTKVNGQNADYELDENEVLGVYIDAKRKEIAKRKKNGVRPPREVGHQDEDDVEVEVNEEQPQEEEEQQQEDDTEDDVDDGDKESENPETNEEQKQEEEEQQQEDDTEVNTDVDVGAKENGSENPVKGSKKRGRKDGEENEDAYEKPVKVTRKSERVTKVNISLCIMLYKMLFSIINVTFFIVSSKLKGGEVNEDASEKPMKGTRKSKRGTKVNISQCIRVYKMLFSIINVTFFIVSSKLKGGEVNEDASEKPMKGTRKSKRGTKVNISLCIMLYKMLFSILYVTFFIVSSKLKDGEENEYAYEKPVKVTRKSERVTKGKKKGVTPPREVQQQVEDHAETNEDGEGNEDASKKHVKFTKKNGRGNKEHNVGTPKSKKQKKQFEKDSADDVIGSVLEDLKNAD, from the exons ATGTTCAACGAAGATGGTGTAAGTCCTTTGAAGGAAACTATTGAAAGAAGTTTTATTCGGCCAGTCCCGCCAGAGTGTCTGAATGAGGGTGTCGTATTCAAGGAAGGGTCGGTGGTGGATGCTTATTTTAATAATGGTTGGTGGACTGGTGTTATCGTAGTTGAAAGGCCAGATGGTAGTTTTttggtttactttgatgatcCACCAGACATAATGAGATTCATCAGAAGCCAACTGAGACCTCATGCTGATTGGATCGGCTCCAAATGGGTCAAAAGCAAAAACaag GTATTGAGTCAACACATGTTTACGAGAGGGAAGTTGGTGGAAATGACCCGTGAAATTAGTGAAagtgaaaaggaaaaaatttGGGTCCGAGCATTGGTAATTACAGAAGTTCGGAAACAAGGAGATGATAGAAGAAAATTTCTGATCAAAAGATGTACAATCTCACAAAATTCGAGTGATGAAGCGGAAGGAAAACATTTAATAGTTGATATTTGCAAAATAAGGCCATCTCCTCCTCGAGATCTTTGTGCAGAGTACAGTCTGAACGACTATGTTGAAGTGGTTGTTACCCATGGGTGGCGCAAAGGTCGAGTGACGGAAATTCTCCTTGAAAACAAATACAAAGTGTATTTCGCTGCCACAAAAGAGGATGCGGTTTTTAATTATACTGAGATTAGGCTGTCAATGGAGTGGCTAGGTGGTGGTAGTTGGATTCGCGCACATGAG AGAGAATTTGAAAATAATGCTGGCACACCAATCAGACCCGGTCAAGATAGTCCTAGTAACACACTTGCCACCGATGAAGATGATACGTTGAATGATGATGCCACCAAAATCAGATCCGATCAAGAGAGCCCTAGTATCACACTTGTTTTAGAATCCAATGAAGAGGATAAGGTGAATGATGATGCCACAGAAATCACATCCTCTCTCGAGAGACACAGAAACACTTCTGTTTTAGAAGCCACTGAGGCTGAAACACAAAACCATGAAACCATATAT GGAAAGGAGTTACCATTACCTCATGAATCAGAAGATATGATGGATGATGTAGCCACTCCAATCATAGACCCTCAAGAGATTCCACGAG GTGAAACGATGAGTGAGTCTAATGACAAGATTGCTTTGCCAAAAAGAATCTCCGAAACTGGTACAAAAGGAGTCGTATTGCAAAGAATTAACAAGCGCTCCAATCTGAAGTTGGTTGGTAAAGTTGAAACCCTTTTGGGCAAAGAATTCAAGAAGCTTGAAGATTCATTCTTGGCTCCGGTAATTAAGATGGGAAGGAAGCAGAAGCTTATGGTGTTTTCAAGGCATTTGATTCATCACTTACTCTTAAGGAGAATTGATATAGGCGAGAAGGGTTTGTGGTTTACTTTTGGAGAACAACTAATGAGGTTTTCTCTAAGAGAATTCCACTTGACAACGGGTCTGCCTTGTGttgttgataaagatgaagatgaagccgAGACTTCagcaacaaaaaagaagaagaaagatccATGGATGAACAAGAATCAAACTCTAAACACCTTGCTTAAGCTTCTTGTCGAAAAGAGTAAAGAGCTTACTGCTGATCAGAGATTAAGATTGGGAGCTACAATCCTTGTGGAAGGGATATTGATGGCAAGCAATCCGGTGACAAGTATTCCAGAAGAGCGTCTGCTTAGAGCTAGAAATTTCAAAGAGTTTTGCAAGTATCCCTGGGGGAATTTGGCCTTTGATTATTTACTGAAAGAAGTGAAGAGCTTTACCTATGCAAAGCTGACGGAGAATAATCAATACGCGATTTGTGGCTTTATATATGCGCTTCAGCTCTGGGCGTTATCTTCTGTGAATCAACTAGGCACATTCTTTGGTATTAGCGATGATGGAATTCAGTTTCCCTTGTGCTTGCATTGGAAAGAAACCAAAGCGCTTACTATTGAGGAGGTTAACAGATTCGACCAAATGGAGAAG GTTGATGTCAAATGTATCCTTGGAGATCCCGGATTGCATAGCGACTTGGTTGAAGATGTTGACTGTGAATTTGGAAGAGTTGTTGATCTTGTCAAAAGAGGATATCGTTTGAAGAGACAAGATTGGCTCAATAGAAGTGTCGACATTGCCGTTGCTGAAGCTGAAGTGGACGAAAATAATTCTGTTCCTGGGATTGATGCAACTGATCAAGAAAAGATTGAATTCCTCAATAATAAGGTAGTGTCTCTTGAAGAAAGAGTGAAGTACCTTGAAGGTCTTTTGAACATTCGTGGAGAAACTGTGAAG GAAACTGAGAAGTCAAAAGAAACTGAAGCCGCCACAAAAACCAAG GTAAATGGACAGAATGCCGATTATGAACTTGACGAAAATGAAGTTTTAGGAGTTTATATAGATGCCAAAAGAAAGGAAATCGCTaag AGAAAGAAGAATGGTGTAAGACCTCCACGTGAAGTAGGACatcaagatgaagatgatgtaGAAGTCGAAGTCAATGAA gaacaaccacaagaagaagaggaacaacaacaagaagatgATACAGAAGACGATGTGGACGATGGTGATAAAGAGAGTGAAAATCCGGAAACCAATGAA GAACAGAAACAAGAGGAAGAGGAGCAACAACAAGAGGATGACACAGAAGTCAATACAGATGTTGACGTCGGTGCTAAGGAAAATGGATCTGAAAACCCCGTGAAAGGTTCAAAGAAACGTGGAAGAAAG GATGGAGAAGAAAATGAGGATGCATATGAAAAGCCCGTGAAGGTTACAAGGAAAAGTGAAAGAGTAACTAAGGTAAATATCTCTCTGTGTATAATGCTTTATAAAATGCTGTTTAGTATAATCAatgtaactttttttattgtgtCATCAAAATTGAAGGGTGGAGAAGTAAATGAGGATGCATCTGAAAAGCCCATGAAGGGTACAAGGAAAAGTAAAAGAGGAACTAAGGTGAATATCTCTCAGtgtataagggtttataaaatgcTGTTTAGTATAATCAatgtaactttttttattgtgtCATCAAAATTGAAGGGTGGAGAAGTAAATGAGGATGCATCTGAAAAGCCCATGAAGGGTACAAGGAAAAGTAAAAGAGGAACTAAGGTGAATATCTCTCTGTGTATAATGCTTTATAAAATGTTGTTTAGTATACTCtatgtaactttttttattgtgtCATCAAAATTGAAGGATGGAGAAGAAAATGAGTATGCATATGAAAAGCCCGTGAAGGTTACAAGGAAAAGTGAAAGAGTAACTAAG GGAAAGAAGAAAGGTGTAACACCCCCACGTGAAGTACAACAACAAGTAGAAGATCATGCAGAAACCAATGAA GATGGAGAAGGGAATGAGGATGCATCTAAAAAGCACGTGAAGTTTACAAAGAAGAATGGAAGAGGAAATAAG GAACACAATGTTGGCACCCCCAAAtcgaaaaaacaaaagaaacaatttGAGAAAGATTCAGCTGATGATGTGATAGGAAGTGTTTTGGAAGATCTTAAAAATGCCGATTAG
- the LOC106441888 gene encoding uncharacterized protein LOC106441888 isoform X13, with amino-acid sequence MFNEDGVSPLKETIERSFIRPVPPECLNEGVVFKEGSVVDAYFNNGWWTGVIVVERPDGSFLVYFDDPPDIMRFIRSQLRPHADWIGSKWVKSKNKVLSQHMFTRGKLVEMTREISESEKEKIWVRALVITEVRKQGDDRRKFLIKRCTISQNSSDEAEGKHLIVDICKIRPSPPRDLCAEYSLNDYVEVVVTHGWRKGRVTEILLENKYKVYFAATKEDAVFNYTEIRLSMEWLGGGSWIRAHEREFENNAGTPIRPGQDSPSNTLATDEDDTLNDDATKIRSDQESPSITLVLESNEEDKVNDDATEITSSLERHRNTSVLEATEAETQNHETIYGKELPLPHESEDMMDDVATPIIDPQEIPRGETMSESNDKIALPKRISETGTKGVVLQRINKRSNLKLVGKVETLLGKEFKKLEDSFLAPVIKMGRKQKLMVFSRHLIHHLLLRRIDIGEKGLWFTFGEQLMRFSLREFHLTTGLPCVVDKDEDEAETSATKKKKKDPWMNKNQTLNTLLKLLVEKSKELTADQRLRLGATILVEGILMASNPVTSIPEERLLRARNFKEFCKYPWGNLAFDYLLKEVKSFTYAKLTENNQYAICGFIYALQLWALSSVNQLGTFFGISDDGIQFPLCLHWKETKALTIEEVNRFDQMEKVDVKCILGDPGLHSDLVEDVDCEFGRVVDLVKRGYRLKRQDWLNRSVDIAVAEAEVDENNSVPGIDATDQEKIEFLNNKVVSLEERVKYLEGLLNIRGETVKETEKSKETEAATKTKVNGQNADYELDENEVLGVYIDAKRKEIAKRKKNGVRPPREVGHQDEDDVEVEVNEEQPQEEEEQQQEDDTEDDVDDGDKESENPETNEGQTQEEEEQHQEDDAEVNEEQPQEEEEQQEEEDTEDDVDDGDKESENPETNEKQEEEEQQQEDDTEVNTDVDVGAKENGSENPVKGSKKRGRKDGEENEDAYEKPVKVTRKSERVTKGGEVNEDASEKPMKGTRKSKRGTKVNISQCIRVYKMLFSIINVTFFIVSSKLKGGEVNEDASEKPMKGTRKSKRGTKVNISLCIMLYKMLFSILYVTFFIVSSKLKDGEENEYAYEKPVKVTRKSERVTKGKKKGVTPPREVQQQVEDHAETNEDGEGNEDASKKHVKFTKKNGRGNKEHNVGTPKSKKQKKQFEKDSADDVIGSVLEDLKNAD; translated from the exons ATGTTCAACGAAGATGGTGTAAGTCCTTTGAAGGAAACTATTGAAAGAAGTTTTATTCGGCCAGTCCCGCCAGAGTGTCTGAATGAGGGTGTCGTATTCAAGGAAGGGTCGGTGGTGGATGCTTATTTTAATAATGGTTGGTGGACTGGTGTTATCGTAGTTGAAAGGCCAGATGGTAGTTTTttggtttactttgatgatcCACCAGACATAATGAGATTCATCAGAAGCCAACTGAGACCTCATGCTGATTGGATCGGCTCCAAATGGGTCAAAAGCAAAAACaag GTATTGAGTCAACACATGTTTACGAGAGGGAAGTTGGTGGAAATGACCCGTGAAATTAGTGAAagtgaaaaggaaaaaatttGGGTCCGAGCATTGGTAATTACAGAAGTTCGGAAACAAGGAGATGATAGAAGAAAATTTCTGATCAAAAGATGTACAATCTCACAAAATTCGAGTGATGAAGCGGAAGGAAAACATTTAATAGTTGATATTTGCAAAATAAGGCCATCTCCTCCTCGAGATCTTTGTGCAGAGTACAGTCTGAACGACTATGTTGAAGTGGTTGTTACCCATGGGTGGCGCAAAGGTCGAGTGACGGAAATTCTCCTTGAAAACAAATACAAAGTGTATTTCGCTGCCACAAAAGAGGATGCGGTTTTTAATTATACTGAGATTAGGCTGTCAATGGAGTGGCTAGGTGGTGGTAGTTGGATTCGCGCACATGAG AGAGAATTTGAAAATAATGCTGGCACACCAATCAGACCCGGTCAAGATAGTCCTAGTAACACACTTGCCACCGATGAAGATGATACGTTGAATGATGATGCCACCAAAATCAGATCCGATCAAGAGAGCCCTAGTATCACACTTGTTTTAGAATCCAATGAAGAGGATAAGGTGAATGATGATGCCACAGAAATCACATCCTCTCTCGAGAGACACAGAAACACTTCTGTTTTAGAAGCCACTGAGGCTGAAACACAAAACCATGAAACCATATAT GGAAAGGAGTTACCATTACCTCATGAATCAGAAGATATGATGGATGATGTAGCCACTCCAATCATAGACCCTCAAGAGATTCCACGAG GTGAAACGATGAGTGAGTCTAATGACAAGATTGCTTTGCCAAAAAGAATCTCCGAAACTGGTACAAAAGGAGTCGTATTGCAAAGAATTAACAAGCGCTCCAATCTGAAGTTGGTTGGTAAAGTTGAAACCCTTTTGGGCAAAGAATTCAAGAAGCTTGAAGATTCATTCTTGGCTCCGGTAATTAAGATGGGAAGGAAGCAGAAGCTTATGGTGTTTTCAAGGCATTTGATTCATCACTTACTCTTAAGGAGAATTGATATAGGCGAGAAGGGTTTGTGGTTTACTTTTGGAGAACAACTAATGAGGTTTTCTCTAAGAGAATTCCACTTGACAACGGGTCTGCCTTGTGttgttgataaagatgaagatgaagccgAGACTTCagcaacaaaaaagaagaagaaagatccATGGATGAACAAGAATCAAACTCTAAACACCTTGCTTAAGCTTCTTGTCGAAAAGAGTAAAGAGCTTACTGCTGATCAGAGATTAAGATTGGGAGCTACAATCCTTGTGGAAGGGATATTGATGGCAAGCAATCCGGTGACAAGTATTCCAGAAGAGCGTCTGCTTAGAGCTAGAAATTTCAAAGAGTTTTGCAAGTATCCCTGGGGGAATTTGGCCTTTGATTATTTACTGAAAGAAGTGAAGAGCTTTACCTATGCAAAGCTGACGGAGAATAATCAATACGCGATTTGTGGCTTTATATATGCGCTTCAGCTCTGGGCGTTATCTTCTGTGAATCAACTAGGCACATTCTTTGGTATTAGCGATGATGGAATTCAGTTTCCCTTGTGCTTGCATTGGAAAGAAACCAAAGCGCTTACTATTGAGGAGGTTAACAGATTCGACCAAATGGAGAAG GTTGATGTCAAATGTATCCTTGGAGATCCCGGATTGCATAGCGACTTGGTTGAAGATGTTGACTGTGAATTTGGAAGAGTTGTTGATCTTGTCAAAAGAGGATATCGTTTGAAGAGACAAGATTGGCTCAATAGAAGTGTCGACATTGCCGTTGCTGAAGCTGAAGTGGACGAAAATAATTCTGTTCCTGGGATTGATGCAACTGATCAAGAAAAGATTGAATTCCTCAATAATAAGGTAGTGTCTCTTGAAGAAAGAGTGAAGTACCTTGAAGGTCTTTTGAACATTCGTGGAGAAACTGTGAAG GAAACTGAGAAGTCAAAAGAAACTGAAGCCGCCACAAAAACCAAG GTAAATGGACAGAATGCCGATTATGAACTTGACGAAAATGAAGTTTTAGGAGTTTATATAGATGCCAAAAGAAAGGAAATCGCTaag AGAAAGAAGAATGGTGTAAGACCTCCACGTGAAGTAGGACatcaagatgaagatgatgtaGAAGTCGAAGTCAATGAA gaacaaccacaagaagaagaggaacaacaacaagaagatgATACAGAAGACGATGTGGACGATGGTGATAAAGAGAGTGAAAATCCGGAAACCAATGAA GGACAGACACAAGAGGAAGAGGAACAACACCAAGAGGATGACGCAGAAGTCAATGAA gaacagccacaagaagaagaggaacaacaagaagaagaggatacAGAAGACGATGTGGACGACGGTGATAAAGAGAGTGAAAATCCGGAAACCAATGAA AAACAAGAGGAAGAGGAGCAACAACAAGAGGATGACACAGAAGTCAATACAGATGTTGACGTCGGTGCTAAGGAAAATGGATCTGAAAACCCCGTGAAAGGTTCAAAGAAACGTGGAAGAAAG GATGGAGAAGAAAATGAGGATGCATATGAAAAGCCCGTGAAGGTTACAAGGAAAAGTGAAAGAGTAACTAAG GGTGGAGAAGTAAATGAGGATGCATCTGAAAAGCCCATGAAGGGTACAAGGAAAAGTAAAAGAGGAACTAAGGTGAATATCTCTCAGtgtataagggtttataaaatgcTGTTTAGTATAATCAatgtaactttttttattgtgtCATCAAAATTGAAGGGTGGAGAAGTAAATGAGGATGCATCTGAAAAGCCCATGAAGGGTACAAGGAAAAGTAAAAGAGGAACTAAGGTGAATATCTCTCTGTGTATAATGCTTTATAAAATGTTGTTTAGTATACTCtatgtaactttttttattgtgtCATCAAAATTGAAGGATGGAGAAGAAAATGAGTATGCATATGAAAAGCCCGTGAAGGTTACAAGGAAAAGTGAAAGAGTAACTAAG GGAAAGAAGAAAGGTGTAACACCCCCACGTGAAGTACAACAACAAGTAGAAGATCATGCAGAAACCAATGAA GATGGAGAAGGGAATGAGGATGCATCTAAAAAGCACGTGAAGTTTACAAAGAAGAATGGAAGAGGAAATAAG GAACACAATGTTGGCACCCCCAAAtcgaaaaaacaaaagaaacaatttGAGAAAGATTCAGCTGATGATGTGATAGGAAGTGTTTTGGAAGATCTTAAAAATGCCGATTAG